One Gemmatimonadota bacterium genomic region harbors:
- a CDS encoding beta-lactamase family protein produces MPNLLRSARAPMFASCLLAALPGASAAQAPDYRARLDSLFDILGTSQRVMGTVTIRKGERVWYQRSVGYRDSAAAGWVPADSATMYRVGSIAKPFTAVMIYQLIDERKLTLDTKLSRFFPRLPNADSITIRDLLGHTSGVPDFTQGMDGIVPITRDSILKRIASMPTQFRVGTQRRYSNSNFVLLGYIVESITSSSYAEQLQRRIVRRAGLRRTRYGGAVDPMKNESRAYYFADNHWQRQPDDAIENSGGAGGVVSTTSDLTRFLAALFRGRLISASSRSELTHGFVGGLATLAKVLVRSPFLAPTNPGMRTMDRLVRTPHSWDMCPTTPSRSR; encoded by the coding sequence ATGCCCAACCTCTTGCGGTCTGCACGGGCGCCCATGTTCGCATCATGCCTGTTGGCGGCTTTGCCTGGCGCGTCCGCGGCCCAGGCACCCGACTATCGGGCGCGGTTGGACAGTCTGTTTGACATCCTCGGGACGAGTCAGCGCGTGATGGGCACGGTCACGATTCGCAAAGGCGAGCGCGTGTGGTATCAGCGAAGCGTCGGCTACCGCGATAGTGCGGCCGCAGGCTGGGTGCCGGCCGATAGCGCCACCATGTACCGCGTGGGCTCTATCGCGAAGCCATTCACGGCGGTGATGATCTACCAGCTGATTGATGAACGAAAACTCACGCTCGACACCAAGTTGTCCCGGTTCTTTCCGCGGCTCCCGAACGCCGACTCGATCACCATTCGCGATCTGTTGGGTCATACCAGCGGCGTGCCCGACTTCACGCAGGGTATGGACGGCATCGTGCCCATCACGCGCGATTCGATCCTGAAACGCATCGCCAGCATGCCAACGCAGTTTCGCGTGGGCACGCAACGGCGATACAGCAACTCCAACTTCGTGTTGCTCGGCTACATCGTGGAGTCTATCACGTCATCGTCGTACGCCGAGCAATTGCAGCGTCGCATTGTCCGCCGAGCCGGATTGCGCCGCACGCGTTATGGCGGCGCGGTCGATCCCATGAAGAACGAATCGCGCGCCTACTACTTCGCCGATAACCACTGGCAGCGCCAGCCTGATGACGCGATCGAAAACAGCGGTGGCGCCGGCGGCGTCGTGTCGACAACCAGTGATCTCACGCGCTTCCTCGCGGCGCTGTTCCGTGGACGCTTGATCTCCGCGTCGTCGCGGTCTGAGCTCACGCACGGCTTTGTCGGGGGACTCGCGACGCTGGCAAAGGTCTTGGTCCGTTCACCATTCCTGGCGCCAACAAATCCGGGCATGCGCACAATGGATCGATTGGTGCGCACACCGCACTCATGGGATATGTGCCCGACGACTCCCTCTCGCTCGCGTTGA